The following proteins are co-located in the Armatimonadia bacterium genome:
- a CDS encoding amidohydrolase family protein produces the protein MGMIDAHVHVWTDDLEGYPLAEGFVRSDMKPPTFTAEELFAHCRPVGVDRVVLIQMSFYGFDNSYMLDTIQRYPESLRGVAVVDHNRPDLGAELARLRARGVRGLRVYQRTGDPLPMLEDTSYAQLLGLAGELGLVVCPLIDPERIGAMERAAEAFPGTFFVIDHLGRVGASGEICEADSAALLSPARLPNCLVKVSAFYALGAKTPPHDDLAPLIHKVRDAYGAERMLWATDCPYQVQSERYEDSVALIRDRLDFLTEAEVAQVLCGTSERLFFG, from the coding sequence ATGGGCATGATTGACGCACACGTTCACGTCTGGACCGACGACCTGGAGGGCTACCCGCTGGCGGAAGGGTTTGTGAGAAGCGACATGAAGCCGCCGACCTTCACTGCGGAGGAGCTCTTCGCACATTGCCGCCCTGTGGGTGTCGACCGTGTGGTGCTGATCCAGATGAGCTTCTACGGCTTCGACAACTCCTACATGCTCGACACCATCCAGCGCTACCCCGAGAGCCTGCGCGGCGTAGCAGTGGTCGACCACAACCGCCCTGATCTGGGAGCCGAACTGGCGCGCCTGCGTGCTCGCGGCGTGCGTGGACTGAGGGTCTACCAGCGCACCGGAGACCCGCTCCCCATGCTCGAAGACACTTCCTATGCGCAGTTGCTCGGGCTCGCGGGAGAGCTCGGGCTGGTGGTCTGTCCACTCATCGACCCCGAGCGTATCGGGGCAATGGAGAGGGCAGCCGAGGCCTTCCCGGGCACGTTCTTCGTGATCGACCATCTCGGCCGAGTGGGGGCGTCCGGCGAAATCTGCGAGGCCGACAGCGCTGCGCTTCTGAGTCCGGCACGCCTGCCGAACTGCCTGGTGAAGGTCTCCGCCTTCTACGCCCTCGGTGCCAAGACGCCGCCGCACGACGACCTTGCACCCCTGATCCACAAGGTGCGCGATGCCTACGGGGCTGAGCGGATGCTGTGGGCGACCGACTGCCCCTACCAGGTGCAGAGCGAGCGTTACGAGGACAGTGTGGCCCTGATCCGCGACCGCCTCGATTTCCTCACCGAGGCTGAGGTGGCGCAGGTCCTCTGCGGGACCTCGGAGCGCTTGTTCTTCGGTTAG
- a CDS encoding NIL domain-containing protein, giving the protein METRRVVLRFPKQLIDQPITSQLVKNFDLEFNIMRADITEESEGLLVLGLTGKRASLEKGLAWAREQGVHVQPLSKDVVRIERKCTHCGACINVCPTTALTIDLETREVGYNSNRCIACELCVPACPYGAMHIAF; this is encoded by the coding sequence ATGGAGACCCGTCGCGTGGTTCTGAGGTTTCCCAAGCAGTTGATCGACCAACCGATTACCTCGCAGTTGGTGAAGAACTTCGACCTTGAGTTCAACATCATGCGAGCCGACATCACCGAGGAGTCCGAGGGGCTGCTGGTCCTGGGCCTGACGGGCAAGCGGGCATCGCTGGAGAAGGGGCTCGCCTGGGCGCGGGAGCAGGGCGTGCATGTGCAGCCGCTGTCCAAGGACGTCGTGCGCATTGAGCGCAAGTGCACCCATTGCGGCGCCTGCATCAATGTCTGCCCGACCACTGCGCTGACGATCGACCTGGAGACACGTGAGGTAGGCTACAACTCCAACCGCTGCATCGCCTGCGAGCTATGCGTACCCGCCTGTCCCTACGGGGCTATGCACATCGCCTTCTGA
- a CDS encoding UPF0280 family protein yields MAGYEPRTYRHLAAAEDLVAFHVAEAQTDLHIQVSAGLTGLEKVAREAVREARRAIETEIILVPGFATSLAPLAGREGAPQVVEAMYRAGSRAQVGPMASVAGAIAEFVGRRLLEQASEVVVENGGDVFLCTGHGRTVAVYAGRSPLSGKVGLRLPAGETLGVCTSSATVGPSYSAGKADAALVVADDTAFADAMASSLGNSLQGPQDVEQAVARVASTEGVRQALAILGSTLGVAGEFELVRLG; encoded by the coding sequence ATGGCAGGTTACGAGCCACGGACATACCGGCACCTTGCGGCCGCGGAAGACCTCGTGGCCTTCCATGTGGCCGAGGCTCAGACGGACCTTCACATACAGGTGTCGGCAGGACTGACCGGCCTCGAGAAGGTCGCCCGGGAGGCCGTTCGCGAGGCACGGCGGGCCATCGAGACCGAGATCATCCTGGTCCCGGGTTTCGCGACAAGCCTGGCTCCGCTGGCCGGACGCGAAGGGGCTCCGCAAGTCGTCGAGGCAATGTACCGCGCGGGTTCACGGGCGCAGGTCGGGCCGATGGCGTCCGTTGCGGGAGCCATCGCGGAGTTCGTTGGGCGTCGCCTGCTTGAGCAAGCGTCAGAGGTTGTGGTGGAGAACGGTGGCGACGTCTTCCTCTGCACAGGCCATGGGCGGACGGTCGCCGTCTACGCCGGCCGGTCACCGCTGAGCGGGAAGGTTGGCCTGCGCCTTCCGGCGGGGGAGACCCTTGGGGTCTGCACCTCCTCGGCAACCGTAGGGCCTTCCTATAGCGCGGGCAAAGCCGATGCCGCGCTAGTCGTTGCGGACGACACAGCCTTCGCCGATGCGATGGCATCTAGTCTTGGCAACAGCCTTCAGGGCCCGCAGGACGTGGAACAGGCGGTGGCACGGGTCGCGAGCACCGAGGGAGTGCGTCAAGCGTTGGCCATCCTCGGCTCGACCCTGGGCGTGGCGGGCGAGTTCGAACTCGTCAGACTTGGATAA
- a CDS encoding MBL fold metallo-hydrolase — MTIKFIGHACFLLTSSDGFRVLTDPYEPNAFGNTLNYRPVTDEADVVLVSHDHADHNYVRGVPGIPEVCRDSCRVGGMEFHATRVPHDDAGGRKRGQVVVFTFELDGLRCCHLADIGTALTPEQVQSIGPVDVLMIPVGGTYTVDAQGAWKLIEQLKPRLAIPMHYKTPQTQLPLAPLDAFTKGRPEVERIEGHTFEVTAEGLGDRLRVVILAPSN, encoded by the coding sequence ATGACCATCAAGTTCATCGGGCATGCGTGCTTTCTGCTGACTTCCAGCGATGGCTTCCGTGTCCTGACGGATCCCTACGAGCCGAACGCCTTCGGCAACACCCTGAACTACAGGCCCGTCACGGATGAGGCCGACGTGGTCCTCGTCAGCCACGACCATGCCGACCACAACTACGTGCGCGGTGTGCCCGGCATCCCAGAGGTGTGCCGTGATTCCTGCCGGGTTGGTGGGATGGAGTTCCATGCGACGAGGGTGCCCCATGACGATGCGGGGGGTCGCAAGCGCGGCCAGGTAGTGGTGTTCACCTTCGAGCTGGATGGCCTGCGGTGCTGTCATCTGGCCGACATCGGCACTGCCCTCACGCCGGAGCAAGTGCAGTCCATCGGCCCCGTCGATGTGCTCATGATTCCGGTGGGCGGCACCTACACGGTCGATGCGCAGGGAGCCTGGAAGCTCATCGAGCAACTGAAGCCGCGCCTCGCCATCCCCATGCACTACAAGACCCCGCAGACCCAGCTTCCTCTCGCCCCACTGGACGCCTTCACAAAAGGCAGACCGGAAGTGGAGCGCATCGAAGGGCACACGTTTGAGGTCACAGCGGAGGGCCTCGGTGACCGCCTGCGAGTGGTGATTCTGGCGCCCTCCAACTAG
- a CDS encoding FGGY family carbohydrate kinase — protein MSNQVAIVIDCGSTNITVLAVDPTGKIIAGASRPNEAVPQPNSPQGWMIWDLDALSGRICACCQELMPKLTKAEIKAVTVDTWGADGAPVRADGSLSYPLICWQDSRTEGLAASMGDRIPTWDLFQETGYQVIPFNSLLRLIWLRENAPQALEDADCFMMTPGLLSYLLCGERSMDPTAGATMMAMDLGARDWSPRMLGLAGLDASFFPRWTEPGAVIGKVHAAGAAATGLPVGTPVIAAGHDTQFAAVGCGARPGEAVLSSGTWEILMLRHDRFSPTRFGLEEGLLYEVDAEPGLWNPQLLMMGSGVLEWLRDGFFADLKGRGDAYDVMIAEARRFAAGSDGVTLLPSFVASTGPTKKHGTKGSLLGLEITTERGQVYRAALEGLSFQLRHALEILCEATGFQAQGVRVVGGGSKNVLWNQIRADVTGLPITITEQKEATVLGAAMFALVGAGVFESVSQAQDAMNVGEMIVEPGPEAAAYADLYAQYRSVPPALEDFYA, from the coding sequence ATGAGCAACCAGGTTGCTATCGTTATAGACTGCGGTTCGACCAACATCACCGTTCTTGCCGTCGACCCGACCGGCAAGATCATCGCCGGCGCGAGCCGTCCCAATGAGGCCGTTCCGCAGCCCAACTCGCCCCAGGGCTGGATGATCTGGGACCTCGACGCCTTGTCCGGCCGCATCTGCGCCTGCTGCCAGGAGCTGATGCCCAAGCTCACGAAGGCCGAGATCAAGGCGGTCACCGTGGATACCTGGGGTGCCGATGGGGCTCCCGTCCGGGCTGACGGATCACTCTCCTACCCTCTCATCTGTTGGCAGGATTCGCGAACCGAGGGACTTGCGGCCAGTATGGGGGACCGGATCCCAACCTGGGACCTCTTCCAGGAGACCGGCTACCAGGTGATCCCCTTCAACAGTCTCCTGCGTCTCATCTGGCTGCGTGAAAACGCCCCGCAGGCACTGGAGGACGCCGACTGCTTCATGATGACGCCGGGGCTGCTGAGCTATCTGCTCTGCGGCGAGAGGTCGATGGACCCGACGGCCGGCGCCACCATGATGGCGATGGACCTTGGTGCCCGTGACTGGTCGCCGCGGATGCTGGGGCTCGCGGGTCTTGACGCTTCCTTCTTCCCGCGCTGGACGGAGCCCGGAGCAGTGATCGGCAAGGTCCATGCTGCCGGTGCGGCTGCCACGGGCCTGCCTGTCGGGACCCCCGTCATCGCTGCCGGTCACGACACCCAGTTTGCAGCGGTCGGCTGTGGCGCTCGCCCCGGCGAAGCGGTTCTGAGCAGTGGCACCTGGGAGATCCTGATGCTGCGCCATGACCGCTTCTCGCCGACGCGCTTTGGCTTGGAGGAGGGGCTGCTGTACGAAGTTGACGCTGAACCTGGGCTGTGGAACCCGCAACTGCTGATGATGGGTTCGGGGGTGCTGGAGTGGCTGCGCGACGGCTTCTTCGCCGACCTGAAGGGCCGGGGCGATGCCTACGATGTGATGATCGCCGAGGCCCGCAGGTTCGCAGCGGGGTCCGACGGCGTGACGCTACTGCCGAGCTTCGTCGCGAGCACCGGCCCGACGAAGAAGCATGGGACGAAGGGAAGCCTGCTGGGGCTCGAGATCACCACTGAGCGTGGCCAGGTGTACCGCGCTGCGTTGGAGGGTCTCAGCTTCCAACTGCGGCACGCGCTGGAGATACTGTGCGAGGCGACAGGCTTCCAGGCTCAGGGTGTGCGGGTCGTCGGCGGCGGCTCAAAGAACGTGCTGTGGAACCAGATCCGCGCGGATGTGACCGGCCTGCCGATTACGATCACCGAACAGAAGGAAGCAACGGTTCTTGGTGCCGCCATGTTCGCGCTGGTGGGTGCCGGCGTCTTCGAGAGCGTCAGCCAGGCCCAGGACGCGATGAACGTCGGCGAGATGATTGTGGAGCCCGGACCGGAGGCTGCTGCCTACGCCGACCTGTACGCGCAGTACCGTTCGGTGCCGCCGGCGCTGGAGGACTTCTACGCCTGA
- a CDS encoding site-2 protease family protein, translated as MSWLIVFALFVYDQAVNVYPHMTRPGARWIPWLAALVTTLLFFGSVLLHELSHSFMARRTGIGVTRITLFIFGGVAQVDEEPRKASDELLISIAGPAMSVALAVVLGAGWWASQHFGLGAVVTSCLGRVAAANLVLAVFNMVPGFPLDGGRVLRSLLWLHWDNLLRATRVASIMGQVVGYSLIALGAWLGIASSSGLILVFYTGMGLLLAGAARATYQRERVRDALVNLPLWQVSTPPELVVYAGTPVTVAASHFALKRPEGPVPILVGAQPIGVLSLDRLATIPQALWTDLKVEQVMVPLSEGMVLRQNRRALEALEYMERTGQSWMMVIDDYGNLQGILSADGVRAALMRA; from the coding sequence GTGTCCTGGCTGATCGTGTTCGCGCTGTTCGTCTACGATCAGGCGGTGAACGTCTATCCGCACATGACCAGGCCCGGAGCACGCTGGATTCCCTGGCTTGCGGCCCTGGTCACAACCCTCCTGTTCTTCGGCTCGGTGCTGCTGCACGAACTGTCCCACTCCTTCATGGCACGGCGAACCGGCATCGGCGTCACCCGCATCACGCTGTTCATCTTCGGCGGCGTGGCGCAGGTCGACGAGGAGCCCAGGAAGGCGAGTGATGAGCTCCTCATCTCGATCGCCGGACCGGCGATGAGCGTGGCCCTGGCGGTGGTCCTCGGCGCCGGTTGGTGGGCCTCACAGCACTTCGGCCTTGGTGCGGTGGTGACGTCCTGCCTCGGGCGCGTGGCAGCAGCCAACTTGGTGCTCGCGGTCTTCAACATGGTTCCCGGCTTCCCACTGGACGGCGGTCGCGTTCTGCGGTCCCTCCTGTGGCTGCACTGGGACAACCTCCTGCGGGCAACCCGGGTTGCCTCGATCATGGGCCAGGTCGTCGGCTACAGTCTCATCGCTCTCGGGGCGTGGCTCGGGATCGCCTCGAGCTCCGGCCTGATCCTCGTCTTCTACACGGGCATGGGCCTCCTGCTGGCGGGTGCTGCCAGGGCCACCTATCAGCGCGAGCGAGTGCGTGACGCTCTCGTCAATCTGCCGCTGTGGCAGGTTAGTACTCCGCCGGAGTTGGTAGTGTACGCGGGAACGCCGGTCACCGTGGCCGCCTCGCATTTCGCCCTGAAGCGACCGGAAGGACCGGTGCCGATCCTCGTCGGCGCGCAGCCCATCGGAGTGCTGTCACTCGACCGGCTGGCGACGATTCCACAGGCGCTGTGGACGGACCTCAAAGTAGAGCAGGTGATGGTGCCCCTATCCGAGGGGATGGTCCTCCGCCAGAACCGCAGGGCCCTCGAAGCCCTGGAGTACATGGAACGTACCGGGCAGAGCTGGATGATGGTCATCGACGACTACGGAAACCTGCAGGGGATACTCAGCGCCGATGGGGTTCGTGCAGCTCTGATGCGGGCCTGA
- a CDS encoding ATP-binding protein, translating into MALPRPQPLDSRPRSTPNPELPALHHQTAPTSPRHAPLVVQVGPEGTVRRVSEAWLPFCDGSTVSMIGRSWEEVAPRLGLDEAPAETVRRALAQRSALPVQGDIRDLCGEAAPIHGMVSPVFDSQGFPDGVLLCAVSPERPWADRPRLRELERLAALSEVAGGVAHELKNPLTALAGLAELLAAEEVGSQARRYVGAMKSQTQRALRIVSSFLSVLSPPKPVRRPVSLTVVAEEALELMRYQLEVDGVEVKAILDPETPFVSGNPHEIQQVAVNLLSNAHQAVGDCPERTVEVETRARGDCVQLLVRDSGPGIPASVLPQIFEPFFTTKPEDRGTGLGLTISLGLAQQHGGSLTARNHEAGGAEFILELPASSTQTPRPQKQIIAVEEPPEREDDAAARGRLLVVDDEESLRVLMVEALRAGGYQVDAAEDGEEALQQLQGKGYDLVICDLRMPGLSGEDLYEQLRATAPELTSRFIFVTGDILAGDPDGFVQRSGSRILEKPFTLRQLLDTTRAALR; encoded by the coding sequence ATGGCACTTCCGCGACCACAGCCGCTGGATAGCCGTCCGAGGTCAACCCCGAATCCAGAGCTGCCGGCACTGCATCACCAGACGGCGCCGACGTCTCCACGCCACGCGCCACTGGTGGTTCAGGTTGGCCCGGAAGGCACCGTTCGCAGAGTCAGTGAGGCCTGGCTCCCCTTCTGCGACGGCAGCACCGTCTCGATGATCGGCCGCAGTTGGGAGGAGGTGGCGCCGAGGCTGGGGCTCGATGAGGCTCCCGCAGAAACGGTGCGTCGCGCACTCGCCCAGAGAAGTGCCTTGCCTGTGCAGGGCGACATCCGCGACCTGTGCGGTGAGGCCGCGCCGATACACGGGATGGTCTCGCCCGTCTTTGACTCGCAGGGGTTTCCGGATGGCGTCCTGCTCTGCGCCGTGAGCCCCGAGCGACCCTGGGCTGACCGACCGCGCTTGCGGGAGCTCGAGCGTCTCGCAGCGCTGTCCGAAGTGGCCGGTGGCGTTGCGCATGAGCTCAAGAACCCACTCACGGCCCTGGCCGGTCTCGCCGAGTTGCTGGCGGCCGAGGAGGTCGGCAGTCAGGCCCGCCGCTATGTGGGGGCGATGAAGTCGCAGACGCAGCGCGCCCTCCGGATCGTGTCCAGTTTCCTGAGCGTTCTATCCCCGCCAAAGCCGGTGCGCCGGCCGGTGAGTCTGACCGTCGTCGCCGAAGAAGCGCTCGAGCTTATGCGCTACCAACTGGAGGTCGACGGCGTCGAGGTGAAGGCGATCCTGGACCCGGAGACTCCCTTCGTGAGCGGCAATCCGCACGAGATCCAGCAGGTCGCGGTCAATCTGCTGTCCAACGCCCACCAGGCCGTTGGGGACTGCCCGGAACGGACTGTCGAGGTTGAGACGCGAGCGCGGGGCGACTGTGTGCAGCTTCTGGTACGCGATAGCGGTCCCGGCATACCCGCGTCCGTCCTGCCACAGATCTTCGAGCCCTTCTTCACCACCAAACCGGAGGACCGGGGAACCGGCCTTGGGCTGACGATCTCTCTGGGCCTCGCCCAGCAGCATGGCGGCAGTCTGACAGCCCGCAATCACGAGGCGGGCGGAGCGGAGTTCATCCTGGAGCTTCCTGCAAGTAGCACCCAGACCCCGCGTCCTCAGAAGCAGATCATTGCTGTCGAGGAGCCCCCGGAGCGAGAAGACGACGCTGCGGCACGTGGTCGCCTGCTGGTCGTCGACGACGAGGAGTCCCTCCGCGTGCTCATGGTGGAGGCGTTGCGTGCCGGCGGGTACCAGGTCGACGCCGCAGAGGACGGCGAGGAGGCCCTGCAGCAGCTTCAGGGCAAAGGGTATGACCTCGTCATCTGCGACCTGAGGATGCCCGGCCTCAGCGGCGAAGACCTCTATGAGCAGCTACGCGCGACGGCTCCGGAGTTGACCTCTCGCTTCATCTTCGTCACGGGTGACATCCTCGCCGGTGACCCCGACGGCTTCGTGCAGCGCTCGGGTAGCCGCATCCTCGAGAAGCCCTTCACCCTCAGACAGCTACTGGACACCACGCGGGCCGCTCTCCGATAG
- a CDS encoding homocysteine biosynthesis protein, translating to MPKTYAEINERIRTGKVVVVTAEEMIDIVEEEGVKKAAERVDVVTTGTFGPMCSTGAVLNIGHTTPRMKISKAWLNGVPAYGGLAAVDLYIGATEAREDDPLNTPHPGEFRYGGGHVIEGLIAGEDVRLTAQAYGTDCYPRKKLDTWINLKDLNQAYLCNPRNCYQNYGVAVNVNTERDIYTYMGVVKKDLGSASYCSAGQLSPLLNDPYYRTVGIGTRIFLAGTQGMVFWEGTQHCPTTPRGENGVPKGGAGTLAVVGDLKRMSDRFFRGVSFLGYGCSSAVGIGIPIPILDEDMARYTAVKDSEIFAPITDYSYNYGHNEGKPLGLVSYAELKTGSIKVKGRDIPTNPLSSYKKAQEIATLLKDWIASGNFTLQEPIQMLPQADSGLKFKSLRERPVNGGAM from the coding sequence GTGCCTAAGACTTACGCAGAGATCAACGAGCGGATCCGGACCGGCAAGGTTGTCGTCGTGACGGCCGAAGAGATGATCGACATCGTGGAGGAAGAGGGCGTCAAGAAGGCCGCCGAGAGAGTGGACGTTGTCACCACCGGCACCTTCGGTCCCATGTGCTCAACCGGCGCCGTCCTCAACATCGGCCACACGACCCCGCGGATGAAGATCAGCAAGGCGTGGCTGAACGGAGTTCCGGCCTACGGTGGACTGGCTGCCGTCGACCTGTACATCGGCGCCACCGAGGCCCGCGAGGACGACCCGCTGAACACGCCGCACCCGGGCGAGTTCCGCTATGGCGGCGGCCACGTCATCGAGGGCCTCATCGCCGGCGAGGACGTCCGGCTCACGGCTCAGGCCTACGGGACGGACTGCTACCCACGCAAGAAGCTCGACACCTGGATTAACCTCAAGGACCTCAACCAGGCGTATCTGTGCAACCCGCGGAACTGCTACCAGAACTACGGGGTTGCAGTCAACGTGAACACCGAGCGGGATATCTACACGTACATGGGTGTAGTGAAGAAGGACCTGGGGTCTGCGAGCTACTGCTCCGCAGGACAACTGAGTCCGCTGCTGAACGACCCCTACTACCGGACCGTCGGCATCGGTACCCGCATCTTCCTCGCCGGCACCCAGGGCATGGTGTTCTGGGAGGGCACGCAGCACTGCCCGACCACGCCGCGCGGCGAGAATGGCGTCCCCAAGGGCGGCGCGGGGACCCTGGCTGTCGTCGGCGACCTCAAGCGGATGTCCGACCGCTTCTTCCGCGGCGTCAGCTTCCTGGGCTACGGCTGCTCCTCGGCGGTTGGGATTGGGATCCCCATCCCGATCCTGGACGAAGACATGGCCCGCTACACAGCGGTGAAGGACTCCGAGATCTTCGCGCCCATCACCGACTACAGCTACAACTACGGGCACAACGAGGGCAAGCCGCTGGGCCTCGTGAGCTACGCGGAGCTGAAGACCGGCTCCATCAAGGTCAAGGGCCGCGACATCCCGACCAACCCGCTATCCAGCTACAAGAAGGCCCAGGAGATCGCCACCCTCTTGAAGGACTGGATTGCCTCAGGCAACTTCACGCTGCAGGAGCCCATCCAGATGCTCCCGCAGGCCGACTCGGGACTGAAGTTCAAGTCCCTTCGCGAACGACCGGTGAATGGAGGTGCGATGTAA